CAACACGAAAATAATCGCCACCGTGACTGGGATCACCACCGTCAGTTTGTCCATCGCTCGTTGCATATACTCATATTGGCCAGACCAATTCAGTGAGTAGCCCGCAGGAAGCGTAAGGTGTTCAGCCACATAGGCTTGTGCATCTTCAACATAACTGCCGAGATCGCGCCCTTCGATATCGATATAGACCCAACCATTGGGGCGCGCATTTTCGGTTTTAATCATCGGTGGCCCCGCTTGATAATGCACATTTGCCACTTCTGATAATGCCACCACAGCGCCAGAGCCCGTCACGATAGGCAGATTTTGCAGCGCTACAATGGAGTCACGATAACGCTGCGGGTAACGAATGGCGATCGGATAACGCTCAAGGCCTTCCACGGTTTCGGCGACCGACATCCCGCCTACCGCAGTGCGCATCACCGCTTGAATATCCGCAACCGACAGGCCGTATTGCGCAGCTTTGACGCGGTCAATATCCACTGTGATATAGCGACCACCGGCAACACGCTCAGCATAAACTGACGTGGTTCCCTGAACCTGAGGCAGCAGACGTTCAAGCTCTGCGCCGATGCTTTCAATGGTGGCTAAATTCGGGCCGGCGATTTTAATGCCAACTGGGGTTTTGATACCAGTAGAAAGCATATCGATGCGCGTTTTAATCGGCATCACCCAAGCATTACTGACGCCTGGCACTTTGACGATGCGATCAAGTTCTTGCCGAACTTTCTCTGGCGTCATCCCATCGCGCCATTCACTGCGCGGCTTAAATTGAATAAAGGTTTCAATCATGGTGAGCGGCGCAGGATCCGTCGCAGTTTCAGCGCGCCCCACCTTGCCCCATACCGTTTTCACCTCAGGCAGGGTTTTAATCAGCTTGTTGGTTTGCTGTAAAAGCTCCCGCGCTTTACCAATGGAGATACCCGGGTAGGTCGATGGCATATACATGAGATCGCCCTCATCCAGCGGCGGAATAAACTCACTGCCCATCTTGCTCCATGGGTAATAAGCCGAGCCCAGCACTAAAAGCGCAATGAGCATCACCGTTTTAGGCGCGCCCATACTCATCGCCAAAAATGGACGATAAGCGGCAGTAAGTACGCGGGTAATGGGGTTTTTCGACTCAGCAACAATATGACCGCGAATGAAATACCCCATGAGCACAGGCACCAGCGTGACCGCAAGTCCGGCAGCTGCCGCCATGGCGTAGGATTTAGTGAATGCAAGCGGCGCAAACATCTTGCCCTCTTGGCCTTGCAGCGCAAACACGGGCACAAAACTCAAGGTAATAATCAGCAGTGAGAAAAAGAGCGGCGAGCCCACTTCCTGCGCAGCTTTGCTAATGACCTGCCAACGATTTTTATCAGTTAGCGGCGTTCGCTCTGCATGCTTGTGCACGTTTTCAATCATCACGATAGCGCCATCCACCATGGCCCCAATGGCGATACCAATACCGCCCAAGGACATGATGTTGGCGTTGATCCCTTGCCAGCGCATCAACAAGAAAGCCACTAAAATGCCCAGCGGCAAGCTAAAGAGGATCACCAGTGAAGAGCGCAAATGGAACAAAAACAGCGCGCAAACCAAAACCACCACAATAAACTCTTTAACGAGCGTGTGATTGAGGTTCTCCACCGCAGCATCAATCAAGTTAGTGCGGTCATAGGTGATCACCACTTCAACACCTTGCGGCAAACTTTTTTCTAAGGTCGCAAGTCGCGCTTTCACCGCTGCAATCACCTGCTGCGCGTTTTCACCCGAGCGCATCACAATGACGCCCGCCACGGCTTCGCCTTCGCCATTTAGCTCTGAGACCCCGCGGCGCATTTGCGGACCTTGAACAATACTCGCCACATCACCAAGCATCAGCGGCGTGCCTTGCTCGGTCACGCGTAGTGGTAATTTCGCAAGCTGCTGCTCGCCGCGCAGATAGCCTTTGCTTTGCACCATCATCTCGGCTTCGCCCTGCTCAATCACCGACGCGCCAGTTTCTTCATTGCCCTTGGCGATGGCATTTTTCACTTGCGCCAAGGTCAGTCCATAGGCGCGCAGTTTATTTGGGTCAATCTCTACCTGATATTGCTTGACCATGCCGCCCACGGTTGCCACTTCAGAGACCCCTGGGACAGCTTGCAGCTCATATTTCAAAAACCAGTCTTGAAGGGTGCGAAGCTCACTGAGATCGTGCTGGCCACTGCGGTCCACCAGCGCATAACTGAGCACCCAGCCCACCCCAGTGGCATCTGGCCCCAGTGTGGGCTTGGCCTGCGCGGGAAGTTTAGGCGCCACTTGGCTCAAATACTCCAACACACGGCTACGCGCCCAATAAAGGTCTGTACTGTCATCAAACAGAACATAGACGTAGGAGTCGCCAAAAAAGGAGTAGCCGCGCACTGAGGTTGCGCCCGGTACAGCCAACATCGCCGTGGTGAGTGGATAGGTCACCTGATCTTCCACCACCTGCGGCGCTTGTCCGGGATAGCTGGTTTTGATGATCACCTGTACATCAGAAAGATCAGGAATGGCATCCACGGGCGTGCTTTTCACCGCATAAATCCCAGCAAACGCCAGCATCATCGATGTGAGAAGAACAAGGAGTCGGTTTTTCAGCGACCAACGAATAACAGCGGCAATCATGGTGTCACCTCATGCGCTGAATGATTCATCTCGCCATGATCCATTTGAGAATGATCCATCTGTGAATTATTCATTTGCGAGTGTTCCATTTGGCTGTGGTCCATCTCGCCTTGTTCCATCTGAGCATGATCCATCTGTGCATGGTTCATTTGTGAACGGCCCATTTGGCTGTGGTCCATCTCGTCTTGTTCCGTCTGAGCATGCCCCATCTGCGCATGGTCCATTTGTGAGTGATCCATATTGTCATGGTTCATACCGTCTGAAGACATTGTGGTTTGTTTCTCAGCGCCTTGATACTGCCAATCAAATTCAGCAATCCAATAATCATCGCCCTGTTTTTCAATGGCAAAACGAATGGGCATCCCCACTTTCAGCACGCTGGTATCCACGCCATCTGCCACAGTAAAAGGCATCACCATAGCAGGCCATTGCCATGCACTCACAGGGCCATGACTTAAGATCCATTGCTGCGGTGAGTCTGTTGCAGCAGAGACGCTGCCAGTGACCCATTGGCGATCAGGCGCGCCTTCAATGCGGCTAAAATCGGCACTTTTACTGGACTCAGAATCAAGCAAAAATTGCGCAGAGGTCACCACTTGCTGACCCAAGGTCAGCCCTTGCTTCACGCCGACCCAATCTTGGCTCTCCCCTGCTTTTTCGATGCGCACGCTGCGATACTTTCCATCGCCCAGCGCCAAAACCACGCGGCTCATATGACCATCTTCAATCACCGCCTGTCTTGGAACGCGCAGCATATTGGCTTCACCAGCGGGCTTAATTTCAAGCGCAGCATACATATTGGGTAGCAATGTTTGGTCTGGATTTTCAAATACCAAACGCAGGGTTTGCGCGCGGGTTTTTCCATCGACCACGGGATAGCGATAATCCACACGACCTTGCCAGCGCTGTCCGGGCAGCGCAGGAACACGCATGGTCACTGGATCGCCGGTTTGAATCAGGTAACCTTGCTGTTCAAACACTTCTGCTTGCACCCAAACGGTATTGAGGCTGCCAGCTCGCAGTAGCATCTGCTGCGGCGCAACATAAGCCCCTTCGACAATCGCAAGATCGCCAATCACGCCATCGGCGGGCGCACGAACCCACAAGCTGCGCGAAACCTGCCGCTCTTTTTTAAGTTGCGCGATACTTTCTACATCCACGCCCAAGGCAATCAGTCGATTGTAAGCCGCTTGAATCATATGACGGCGACCATCAGACAATGCATCCAAATACTCTTGCTGCGCCTTGACCCATTGTGGTGAATACAAAGCAAAAAGCGGCGCACCTTTTTTCACCCGCTCACCTACACGATTGACTTTCAATGCGTCAACCCAACCACTGACACGCAAGTTCACTTGCCATTGCAGCTCAGGGTTAAACTCAATGACGCCAAGACTATTGATGGATTGCTCAAGCGGCCCTTGCGACACAGCGACGGTTCTCACCCCAAGGTTTTGTACCACGCTCGGGTCAATTCGCACTGTGCCAGCGGGATCAGCACTTGCGCCAGATTCTTCATAAACTGGCACTAAATCCATGCCCATAGGCGATTTACCCGGACCATCTCGGCGATAACTAGCATCCATGGGCGCGACCCAATAAAGCGGCTGTTTGTCCGTATCACTTTGCGCGCCATTGGCATGCATGCCGCCATGGCCACTCATACTCTGAATTTGCCAACCCAATAGCACACCCACACTCAGCGTACCTGCGATGATCAATGCCAATTTATTTTTAGAGAAACTATTTTTATTCTGCGTGGGCTTCATCACGAGCCTCCTGTGCATGACGCGGCGCAAGGCTTGCGCGATCAAGATCAAAGCCTAAGAGATAGGCCAATTGGTTTTGTTGCAGCGCTAAATCTGCGGTGAGGCGCAGCGCGGCTTGCTGCTGCTGATTGAAGGCCAACTCAGCTTGGATGAGTTCCATCAGCGTGTTGCGATCGGCTTCATAACCGCGCGCAATGGCGCGGCGCTGGGCTTGGCTGTCACGCAGTAACTGCTGATGAAATTGCTTGAGACGAAGCTGCAGATATTGACGCTGACTGAGCGCACTTTGCAGCTGCGCTTGGACTTGACGACCAATAAGATCGCGCTGTGCCTTGGCCGCCGCCAGCTTGGCTTTGGCCGATACCACACCTTGATCCTGTCTCGTTTGGTCAAAAAGTGGCATATCCATGGTCAGCGCCACACTCATCAAATCGGGTGCGCGCTCACCAGACATGGTTTTGGCTTGCCGATTGGCATACATCAGCTCTACGGCAAATTGTGGATCCAAGGCTGTTTGCGCCATGGCCACTTGATTTTGCGCCAGTGCAATTTGCTCCGCACTTTGCCCTAACATGGGGTGCTGCTGCCATAGTGGCATTAAGGTCGCGAGCTGTTCATCCACGGATTCAGGTAAATCAACCAACCGCAATGTTAGCTGCTGCCAATCGGGGTAGCTCAATGTCATATCAGCGGAATCCTGCGCTGCAAGATGCGGTACAAATTGGCTCAGCTGCGCCCAGATCTGCGCTTTCATTTGCGCATTACTCAGTTGCAACTGTTTGGTTTGACTCAAAGCTAATTCGCTGGCGGCAAGCGCTTCGGCCTCTGCTCGGCCCAGTTCGTAATTGCGTTTGGCATCACGTACACGCTGGCTTAAAAGCTGCTTTTGCCTTTGCAAAAGCTGATCAAGCTTGCTGCGATACACCCACTCGACCCAAAGCTGTCCCAATTGCTGTTGCAGCATCAAACGGCGAAGTGATAGTTGTTGCACGGTTTGCAGCTGAGCAATATCGCTGCGCTGCTTTGCAATCTCTGCGCTATCGCCTCGGTTAAAGGGCTGCATAATCCCCACAGAAAGATTGGTCATCATATCTTGGTCTAGGGCAAAGCTGTCGGTCGGCAAGCCGCCAACCCCGACTTTCACTTTCGGATTAAGCCAACCCGTTTGACTCAATGCATCCGCTTGCTGCGCTTGGCCCAAATGGCTCAAACGCTGCTGCTCGGGATCTTGTTGCTGCGCCTTTGCCAGTAGAGATGCAAAAGAGAGCGTTTGCGTGGTTGAAATCTGTTGTGACTGTGCCATTGCAGCCGGACTGTACGCCATCCATAGGATGAACAAGCCAAGCCCCATACAAAGCTGAGTCAGTGTTTGAAATGACAAACAGACGCCAGTTCTTGGACCTGTTTTAAAGCCATTTACGTGCAATACATGCAAGACATTCCGTTGCATAAGTTGCCTCATCTAAATTTAAATTGAATACAGCTCGCGCGATGAAACCCGCGAGCAGTAACAGCATTTCAAATGCTTAAATTTAAAAATAGCTAGGCTATTGGAGGGCGGAAATGTGGTTCTTGAAAATGATAAGGGGCTGGATTAGTTTCAATTACAGGCAGGGTTTGGCTATGGCGCGTTAATGGCTGCCAAGTTGCAGCTAGCAATAGCGACATGGCGCTACAACCAGGTTTCATGCAGCAGCTGGCACCACCATCATGTTGGTGACAATGCATATTGCTGCTGTCATCAAGCATCGACTCACAATCACTCATTTCAACGCAGCTGCTATCGGCACTGTGGGCCATCTTTTCCATAACGACATTTGATGCGTGGCCATGGTGCATTGCGGAAGATGCGTGCGTTTTCTCTTCAACACTATTTTGCGCACTGACCTGATTGGTAGGAAACAGCATTGATTGCGCGCGAACAGGCGCTGCCAGCAAAACCATTACGGTAAAGCAAAGCAGTAAAAAATAGGCTGCAGGTTGCCAAACCTGCTGTCGGCGCGAATGAGAATACATCGTGGTGATTCTAAAGCTTTCCCCTAGGGTAAGGTCAAGATGTGAAATGATTGTTGGTGTTTTGAAACTTATGATTTAACCGCTAATGCGAGCAACGCATAGAAGAATTCATGTGAAGACAGCATTGGTGTAACTGCCGTATCAAACCTGCGTATCAAACCATTCAGCGCGCGATACAAGGTGGCATGCTCTGCTATAAAACGGCAGTCAATCATTACAGCTATAATCTTTTCTGCTATAAGCTCATTTACCACGAAAGATCAAATTTACATCGTTATTACACGCCCAATTGCGAGATGCATCTCTTATTTTCCAATGAAATTAGATTTACGCACAAAGCTATGCGTACACTTTGCGCTCATTTTTAATTTGAACACGAAATATGAGAGATAATTTGATCGCCGCTGCACCGTGGCAACATTACTCGGATATTTTACAAAAAGATCCGCAATCAATCAGTTTTCGACAACCCAAAAAAGAGGATGGTCTCGCGATCCATCAACTCATCGCTCACTCACCACCACTCGATACCAACTCCACATATTGTAACTTCCTGCAGGCCGATCATTTTCGCCACACCTGCATTGTGTGTGAACAAAATTGCGAAATTGCAGGATTTATTTCCGCTTATCGTAAGCCGGAAGATCCCACCACCCTCTTTGTATGGCAAGTGGTGGTTGGCGAAACAGTACGTGGACTTGGCATCGGCTATCGCATGCTGACTGAGCTGCTTGCGCGTGATGCATTGGCTGATATTCAAGCCATTGAAACAACCATCACCGACGATAACGACGCCTCATGGGCACTGTTTCGCAAACTTGAAAAAGCGCATCAACTAGGCCACGTCAGCATCTTTCTCGACAAAGAGAACCACTTTCAAGCGCAGCACGAGACTGAATTTTTGTTTCGTGTACCCCTCGCTAAATAATGGATATTCATATGACTATTTTTAAAGCCAAGGAATCAAACGTTCAAACCTATGCCAACAGTTTTCCAACGCGATTTACCAAGGCGCAAGGCTGCTGGCTATTTGATGATCAAGGCAAACGCTACATCGATTTTCTTGCCGGTGCCGGTGCACTGAACTATGGCCATAACCACCCAGAGCTAAAAAAAGCACTCATCGATTACATTACAGCTGATGGTGTGACCCATGGTCTTGATATGCATACCGATGCCAAAGCCAATTTCATTGCCCGTTTTGATGAAATTATCCTGCGCCCACGCCATCTTGATTACCGTTTTCAATTTACTGGCCCAACGGGGACCAACGCAGTAGAAGCTGCGCTGAAACTCGCGCGTAAAGTCACGGGCCGCGCCAACATTGTTGCCTTTACCAATGGCTTTCATGGCGTTTCCTACGGCGCGCTCGCAGCCACAGGTAACCAGCACCATCGCGGCGGCGCTGGGGTACCCCTTTCAGGCGTCAGCCGCATTCCTTACCAAGGCTATGCCGGCATTGATGGGCTGAGCCTATTTGAAACGCAGCTTTCTGATCGCTCAAGTGGCCTTGATAAACCGGCGGCGGTCATTGTGGAGTGCGTGCAAGGTGAAGGCGGCCTCAATGTTGCAACGCCAGAATGGCTAAAGCGTCTTGAGCAGATCTGTCGCCAGCACAACATTCTGCTGATTGTGGATGATATTCAAGCAGGCTGTGGCCGAACCGGTACCTTCTTTAGTTTCGAGCCTTCAGGGATTAAACCCGATCTCGTGGTGCTGTCAAAGTCCATTGGTGGCTATGGCTTGCCTATGTCAATTGTGCTTTTAAAACCTGAGTTAGACCAATGGGCGCCTGGTGAGCATAACGGCACCTTCCGTGGCAATAACCATGCCTTTGTCACTGCGGCCAAAGCCTTGGATCTCTTCTGGCAAACCAATGAGCTCAGCCAGCACATTGACGCTCGTGCCAAGCAGCTCAATCAGCATCTACAAAAACAACTCAAATTACATCCAGAGCTCTTTGTCAACCTGAAAGGTCGCGGCTTAATGCAGGGCATTGCCTGTCAAAATGGCGATATCGCCTCAGCCATTAGCCAAGCTTGCTTTGAGCGCGGCATGATCATTGAAACCGCAGGCCCAGAAGGACAAGTGGTGAAGTTTTTCTGTCCGCTGACCATTAGCGAGGCTGAGATGGAGCAAGGAATTCATCATTTCATTGAAGCAGCAGCTAAAGTGGCAAAAGCGCAAAATAGCCATTCACGTAAAGCATCTTAAGTTTCAAGGATTGAAGTTAAGGACAGGAGTAAAAGATGATCGTTCGTACATTAAAAGAGTGTCAGCAGAGTCCGCGCCGCGTGGTGAGTGAAAACTGGGAAAGTGTTCGCATGCTACTGCGCGACGATAAGATGGGATTTTCCTTTCATATCACCACCATCTATGCGGGCACTGAAACCCATATCCATTACAAAAACCATTTAGAGTCCGTTTATTGCATGTCGGGCTATGGCGAAATTGAAGTAGTGGGTGGTAAAACTTACCCTATCGAGCCAGGGACACTTTATATTCTCGATCAAAATGATGAGCACTATTTACGTGCCTATCAAGACGCGCCAATGGAGATGGCTTGTGTGTTCAATCCCCCGATCACTGGCCAAGAGGTGCATGATGAGCATGGGGTGTATGCGCTTGTTGATTAATATGCGCACCTCACGCTCCGTAATTTGATGGTGAATTGATAACTCACCAAGCCAATCAAGGCAGATAAAGACAAAAATGGAGAGATAGTCCCCTATCTCTCCATTTTAGATTTCATCGAACATTAAGATCGTGATGTATCCACCCATATTTCATCGCGCCTCACTTTCTAAGACTGCTACTCACTGAGTAAGGTTTGATAGGTCACAAATGCCGTTTGGGTATCGCCATAGTAAATCACCCCATCCGCTTGCGCGGCTACACGGAGCCAGCTTTTCTCAGATGCTGGCGCCGGTAGTTGAACGGACCAATGTTTTCCATCTTGACTGCTTGGCTGCATATCGGTGGGTTGGGTTTGCGCATCAAGTGTATCGACCAGTGCGAGTTTGATTCCGTCCAGCGGAAACACTGATGTGAGTGATAGTACGAGTCCATCTTCTGTGAGCTTTTCGGCGCGAAATTTAATTTTAAACTCGCCATTTTCCATATCACAAAGGCCACTGGTATAACGGCAATTGGACTTGCTCAGCAGTTTATAGCTTTGCCCCTCTTTTGCTGCGTGTGGCTTTTCACTCAAAGCAATATCC
The nucleotide sequence above comes from Vibrio stylophorae. Encoded proteins:
- a CDS encoding efflux RND transporter permease subunit — protein: MIAAVIRWSLKNRLLVLLTSMMLAFAGIYAVKSTPVDAIPDLSDVQVIIKTSYPGQAPQVVEDQVTYPLTTAMLAVPGATSVRGYSFFGDSYVYVLFDDSTDLYWARSRVLEYLSQVAPKLPAQAKPTLGPDATGVGWVLSYALVDRSGQHDLSELRTLQDWFLKYELQAVPGVSEVATVGGMVKQYQVEIDPNKLRAYGLTLAQVKNAIAKGNEETGASVIEQGEAEMMVQSKGYLRGEQQLAKLPLRVTEQGTPLMLGDVASIVQGPQMRRGVSELNGEGEAVAGVIVMRSGENAQQVIAAVKARLATLEKSLPQGVEVVITYDRTNLIDAAVENLNHTLVKEFIVVVLVCALFLFHLRSSLVILFSLPLGILVAFLLMRWQGINANIMSLGGIGIAIGAMVDGAIVMIENVHKHAERTPLTDKNRWQVISKAAQEVGSPLFFSLLIITLSFVPVFALQGQEGKMFAPLAFTKSYAMAAAAGLAVTLVPVLMGYFIRGHIVAESKNPITRVLTAAYRPFLAMSMGAPKTVMLIALLVLGSAYYPWSKMGSEFIPPLDEGDLMYMPSTYPGISIGKARELLQQTNKLIKTLPEVKTVWGKVGRAETATDPAPLTMIETFIQFKPRSEWRDGMTPEKVRQELDRIVKVPGVSNAWVMPIKTRIDMLSTGIKTPVGIKIAGPNLATIESIGAELERLLPQVQGTTSVYAERVAGGRYITVDIDRVKAAQYGLSVADIQAVMRTAVGGMSVAETVEGLERYPIAIRYPQRYRDSIVALQNLPIVTGSGAVVALSEVANVHYQAGPPMIKTENARPNGWVYIDIEGRDLGSYVEDAQAYVAEHLTLPAGYSLNWSGQYEYMQRAMDKLTVVIPVTVAIIFVLLYLSFGRLSEVVVILATLPLALVGGLWLLYWLGYNLSIAVGVGFIALAGVAVETGIIMLVYLNSAWQQQRDQAQSEGRRLALSDLQHAIEIGAGQRIRPVMMTVLTVVIGLIPIMLGSGTGAEVMQRIAAPMLGGALSAALLTLVLLPAVYQVWQKQRFHLH
- a CDS encoding efflux RND transporter periplasmic adaptor subunit, with the protein product MKPTQNKNSFSKNKLALIIAGTLSVGVLLGWQIQSMSGHGGMHANGAQSDTDKQPLYWVAPMDASYRRDGPGKSPMGMDLVPVYEESGASADPAGTVRIDPSVVQNLGVRTVAVSQGPLEQSINSLGVIEFNPELQWQVNLRVSGWVDALKVNRVGERVKKGAPLFALYSPQWVKAQQEYLDALSDGRRHMIQAAYNRLIALGVDVESIAQLKKERQVSRSLWVRAPADGVIGDLAIVEGAYVAPQQMLLRAGSLNTVWVQAEVFEQQGYLIQTGDPVTMRVPALPGQRWQGRVDYRYPVVDGKTRAQTLRLVFENPDQTLLPNMYAALEIKPAGEANMLRVPRQAVIEDGHMSRVVLALGDGKYRSVRIEKAGESQDWVGVKQGLTLGQQVVTSAQFLLDSESSKSADFSRIEGAPDRQWVTGSVSAATDSPQQWILSHGPVSAWQWPAMVMPFTVADGVDTSVLKVGMPIRFAIEKQGDDYWIAEFDWQYQGAEKQTTMSSDGMNHDNMDHSQMDHAQMGHAQTEQDEMDHSQMGRSQMNHAQMDHAQMEQGEMDHSQMEHSQMNNSQMDHSQMDHGEMNHSAHEVTP
- a CDS encoding TolC family protein; the encoded protein is MQRNVLHVLHVNGFKTGPRTGVCLSFQTLTQLCMGLGLFILWMAYSPAAMAQSQQISTTQTLSFASLLAKAQQQDPEQQRLSHLGQAQQADALSQTGWLNPKVKVGVGGLPTDSFALDQDMMTNLSVGIMQPFNRGDSAEIAKQRSDIAQLQTVQQLSLRRLMLQQQLGQLWVEWVYRSKLDQLLQRQKQLLSQRVRDAKRNYELGRAEAEALAASELALSQTKQLQLSNAQMKAQIWAQLSQFVPHLAAQDSADMTLSYPDWQQLTLRLVDLPESVDEQLATLMPLWQQHPMLGQSAEQIALAQNQVAMAQTALDPQFAVELMYANRQAKTMSGERAPDLMSVALTMDMPLFDQTRQDQGVVSAKAKLAAAKAQRDLIGRQVQAQLQSALSQRQYLQLRLKQFHQQLLRDSQAQRRAIARGYEADRNTLMELIQAELAFNQQQQAALRLTADLALQQNQLAYLLGFDLDRASLAPRHAQEARDEAHAE
- the ectA gene encoding diaminobutyrate acetyltransferase — protein: MRDNLIAAAPWQHYSDILQKDPQSISFRQPKKEDGLAIHQLIAHSPPLDTNSTYCNFLQADHFRHTCIVCEQNCEIAGFISAYRKPEDPTTLFVWQVVVGETVRGLGIGYRMLTELLARDALADIQAIETTITDDNDASWALFRKLEKAHQLGHVSIFLDKENHFQAQHETEFLFRVPLAK
- the ectB gene encoding diaminobutyrate--2-oxoglutarate transaminase; the encoded protein is MTIFKAKESNVQTYANSFPTRFTKAQGCWLFDDQGKRYIDFLAGAGALNYGHNHPELKKALIDYITADGVTHGLDMHTDAKANFIARFDEIILRPRHLDYRFQFTGPTGTNAVEAALKLARKVTGRANIVAFTNGFHGVSYGALAATGNQHHRGGAGVPLSGVSRIPYQGYAGIDGLSLFETQLSDRSSGLDKPAAVIVECVQGEGGLNVATPEWLKRLEQICRQHNILLIVDDIQAGCGRTGTFFSFEPSGIKPDLVVLSKSIGGYGLPMSIVLLKPELDQWAPGEHNGTFRGNNHAFVTAAKALDLFWQTNELSQHIDARAKQLNQHLQKQLKLHPELFVNLKGRGLMQGIACQNGDIASAISQACFERGMIIETAGPEGQVVKFFCPLTISEAEMEQGIHHFIEAAAKVAKAQNSHSRKAS
- a CDS encoding ectoine synthase, with translation MIVRTLKECQQSPRRVVSENWESVRMLLRDDKMGFSFHITTIYAGTETHIHYKNHLESVYCMSGYGEIEVVGGKTYPIEPGTLYILDQNDEHYLRAYQDAPMEMACVFNPPITGQEVHDEHGVYALVD